From a region of the Sminthopsis crassicaudata isolate SCR6 chromosome 6, ASM4859323v1, whole genome shotgun sequence genome:
- the TUT1 gene encoding speckle targeted PIP5K1A-regulated poly(A) polymerase isoform X1, whose amino-acid sequence MAAPEPDVEALPRGGFRCCLCHVNTANRPSLDAHLAGKKHRRLEELRASRRAQGLRSVFVSGFPRGLDPAQLSEYFQAFGPVASIVMDKDKGVFAIVEMGDTGARDAVLSQPQHALGGHRLRVRPRQQKEFQTPAPKASRGAPPDDQQLMQGLAEAPDVEAQMVTLVGLRELSEAERQLRSLVVTLMQEVFTEFFPGCVVRPFGSSTNGFDVRGCDLDLFLDLGDLEGPQQDPKAPASPALDSALASPLDPQALASTPASPADSLAPASPQDSETPASSLAPPTPDSALASEALASPQSLPPMSPVQEEAGERDLGKTWELGGSLKGEEGEGEAMLELVGSVLRGCVPGVHSVWTVPSARRPVVKFCHRPSGLHGDISLSNRLALYNSRFLNLCCALDRRVRPLVYTLRCWAQGRGLTGSGPLLSNYALTLLVIYFLQTRDPPVLPPLTRLTQMAGEDERVEVDGWDCSFPREASHLEPSANTESLSSLLAQFFSCVSSWELRGSLLSLREGLPLPVADGLPPGLWGGLRLGPLNLQDPFDLSHNVAANVTSRVAGRLQNCCRESANYCRSLQFQRRSSRGRDWGLLPLLQPSSASSLLSVTPIPLPPAPFPQLCAAISQVLEETLGCQVEQSSKKQRPGDGDGDACLQETPRKRPRLEREERQTSEGSQGEVGVKEPALEACGEEELALEAGGGEGQSGSSEQQHKLWQPLVEREVKALENPGTEEVGAVQGEETGSGASQTWLCTLWHRVWLGRRRVRRQLQQQAKGEMSWLQAEARVTQELMAQESRKQQPEPEAEPPQPLLTFAAATSSTGPFLTLTQLQDPQGLFPDLHHFLHGFLPRTVRAVLGSEKGD is encoded by the exons ATGGCTGCGCCTGAGCCGGATGTGGAGGCTTTACCGCGCGGGGGCTTCAGATGCTGCCTCTGCCACGTGAACACAGCTAATC GGCCCAGCCTGGATGCCCACCTGGCGGGCAAGAAGCATCGCCGCCTTGAAGAGCTCCGAGCTTCCCGCCGGGCCCAGGGGCTCCGGAGTGTGTTTGTTAGCGGCTTTCCCCGTGGCTTGGATCCGGCCCAGCTCTCTGAATACTTCCAGGCCTTTGGGCCCGTGGCCAGCATCGTCATGGACAAGGACAAG GGTGTGTTTGCTATTGTTGAAATGGGGGACACCGGGGCCCGGGACGCCGTCTTGTCCCAGCCCCAGCACGCTCTCGGTGGCCATCGGCTCCGTGTCCGGCCTCGGCAGCAGAAGGAGTTCCAGACTCCGGCCCCCAAGGCCTCAAGGGGGGCGCCCCCAGATGACCAGCAGCTGATGCAGGGGCTGGCAGAGGCTCCAGACGTGGAGGCCCAGATGGTGACGCTGGTGGGCCTCCGGGAGCTCTCCGAGGCCGAGCGGCAGCTGCGCAGTCTTGTGGTGACGCTGATGCAGGAGGTCTTCACGGAGTTCTTCCCCG GCTGTGTCGTCCGGCCCTTTGGCTCCTCGACAAACGGCTTTGACGTTCGTGGCTGTGACCTTGACCTCTTCCTGGATCTGGGGGATTTGGAGGGGCCCCAG CAGGACCCCAAGGCCCCGGCCTCTCCGGCGTTGGACTCGGCCCTTGCTTCTCCACTGGATCCTCAAGCCTTGGCCTCCACCCCCGCTTCTCCTGCAGATTCTCTGGCTCCAGCTTCTCCCCAGGACTCTGAAACTCCCGCCTCCTCCCTGGCCCCTCCGACCCCTGACTCGGCTCTGGCTTCAGAGGCCCTGGCCTCTCCCCAGTCCTTGCCCCCCATGTCACCTGTCCAGGAGGAGGCGGGAGAAAGGGACTTGGGGAAGACCTGGGAACTCGGTGGATCCctgaagggggaggagggggagggagaggccaTGCTGGAACTCGTGGGCTCTGTCCTCCGAGGCTGCGTCCCTGGCGTGCACAGCGTCTGGACCGTGCCCTCGGCTCGGCGCCCCGTGGTCAAATTCTGCCACCGGCCCTCTGGTCTTCACGGTGACATCTCCCTCAGTAACAG GCTGGCACTGTATAATTCGCGGTTCCTGAATCTTTGCTGTGCCTTGGACAGGCGGGTGCGGCCCCTGGTCTATACCCTGAGATGCTGGGCTCAGGGCCGAGGGCTGACGG GGAGCGGCCCCCTTCTGAGCAATTATGCACTGACTCTCTTGGTGATCTACTTCCTTCAAACCCGGGACCCTCCTGTGCTGCCCCCCCTCACAAGgctcacccagatggcag GTGAGGATGAACGGGTGGAGGTGGATGGCTGGGACTGCAGCTTCCCCCGAGAGGCCTCCCACCTGGAGCCCAGCGCCAACACCGAGTCCCTGT CCTCCCTTCTGGCCCAGTTCTTTTCCTGTGTCTCCAGCTGGGAGCTCCGAGGCTCACTGCTGTCTCTGAGGGAAGGCCTGCCGCTGCCCGTAGCTGATGGCCTGCCCCCCGGTCTCTGGGGGGGCCTGCGCCTCGGCCCTCTGAACCTACAGGACCCTTTTGACCTGAGCCACAACGTGGCAGCCAACGTGACGAGCCGGGTAGCCGGTCGCCTCCAGAACTGTTGTCGGGAATCGGCTAATTACTGCCGAAGCCTCCAGTTCCAGCGTCGCTCTTCCCGGGGCCGGGACTGGGGTCTGCTTCCTCTCCTGCAGCCCAGCTCTGCCAGCTCCCTGCTGTCTGTTACTCCCATCCCCCTGCCCCCGGCCCCCTTCCCCCAGCTCTGCGCTGCCATCAGCCAGGTGTTAGAGGAAACCTTGGGGTGCCAGGTGGAGCAGAGCAGCAAGAAGCAGAGGCCAGGAGACGGCGATGGGGACGCATGTCTCCAGGAGACGCCGAGGAAAAGGCCACgattggagagggaggaaagacagACATCTGAGGGGAGCCAAGGAGAGGTGGGGGTGAAAGAGCCGGCCCTAGAGGCTTGTGGGGAGGAGGAGCTGGCACtggaggctgggggaggggagggccagTCTGGGTCATCAGAGCAGCAGCACAAGCTTTGGCAGCCTTTGGTGGAAAGGGAAGTAAAGGCCCTGGAAAACCCGGGGACTGAAGAGGTAGGAGCAGTCCAGGGGGAGGAGACAGGGTCAGGGGCGTCACAGACCTGGCTCTGTACGCTCTGGCACCGGGTATGGCTTGGGCGGCGCAGGGTCCGGAGGCAGTTACAGCAGCAAGCCAAAGGGGAAATGAGCTGGCTGCAGGCAGAGGCTCGGGTGACCCAGGAGCTGATGGCACAGGAGAGCAGGAAGCAGCAACCAGAGCCAGAGGCTGAGCCTCCGCAGCCCCTCCTCACCTTCGCCGCTGCCACCAGCTCCACCGGCCCTTTTCTCACGCTCACCCAGCTCCAGGATCCTCAGGGTCTGTTCCCTGACCTCCACCATTTCTTACATGGCTTTCTACCTCGAACTGTCCGGGCCGTCCTCGGGAGTGAGAAAGGCGACTGA
- the TUT1 gene encoding speckle targeted PIP5K1A-regulated poly(A) polymerase isoform X2 yields the protein MAAPEPDVEALPRGGFRCCLCHVNTANRPSLDAHLAGKKHRRLEELRASRRAQGLRSVFVSGFPRGLDPAQLSEYFQAFGPVASIVMDKDKGVFAIVEMGDTGARDAVLSQPQHALGGHRLRVRPRQQKEFQTPAPKASRGAPPDDQQLMQGLAEAPDVEAQMVTLVGLRELSEAERQLRSLVVTLMQEVFTEFFPGCVVRPFGSSTNGFDVRGCDLDLFLDLGDLEGPQDPKAPASPALDSALASPLDPQALASTPASPADSLAPASPQDSETPASSLAPPTPDSALASEALASPQSLPPMSPVQEEAGERDLGKTWELGGSLKGEEGEGEAMLELVGSVLRGCVPGVHSVWTVPSARRPVVKFCHRPSGLHGDISLSNRLALYNSRFLNLCCALDRRVRPLVYTLRCWAQGRGLTGSGPLLSNYALTLLVIYFLQTRDPPVLPPLTRLTQMAGEDERVEVDGWDCSFPREASHLEPSANTESLSSLLAQFFSCVSSWELRGSLLSLREGLPLPVADGLPPGLWGGLRLGPLNLQDPFDLSHNVAANVTSRVAGRLQNCCRESANYCRSLQFQRRSSRGRDWGLLPLLQPSSASSLLSVTPIPLPPAPFPQLCAAISQVLEETLGCQVEQSSKKQRPGDGDGDACLQETPRKRPRLEREERQTSEGSQGEVGVKEPALEACGEEELALEAGGGEGQSGSSEQQHKLWQPLVEREVKALENPGTEEVGAVQGEETGSGASQTWLCTLWHRVWLGRRRVRRQLQQQAKGEMSWLQAEARVTQELMAQESRKQQPEPEAEPPQPLLTFAAATSSTGPFLTLTQLQDPQGLFPDLHHFLHGFLPRTVRAVLGSEKGD from the exons ATGGCTGCGCCTGAGCCGGATGTGGAGGCTTTACCGCGCGGGGGCTTCAGATGCTGCCTCTGCCACGTGAACACAGCTAATC GGCCCAGCCTGGATGCCCACCTGGCGGGCAAGAAGCATCGCCGCCTTGAAGAGCTCCGAGCTTCCCGCCGGGCCCAGGGGCTCCGGAGTGTGTTTGTTAGCGGCTTTCCCCGTGGCTTGGATCCGGCCCAGCTCTCTGAATACTTCCAGGCCTTTGGGCCCGTGGCCAGCATCGTCATGGACAAGGACAAG GGTGTGTTTGCTATTGTTGAAATGGGGGACACCGGGGCCCGGGACGCCGTCTTGTCCCAGCCCCAGCACGCTCTCGGTGGCCATCGGCTCCGTGTCCGGCCTCGGCAGCAGAAGGAGTTCCAGACTCCGGCCCCCAAGGCCTCAAGGGGGGCGCCCCCAGATGACCAGCAGCTGATGCAGGGGCTGGCAGAGGCTCCAGACGTGGAGGCCCAGATGGTGACGCTGGTGGGCCTCCGGGAGCTCTCCGAGGCCGAGCGGCAGCTGCGCAGTCTTGTGGTGACGCTGATGCAGGAGGTCTTCACGGAGTTCTTCCCCG GCTGTGTCGTCCGGCCCTTTGGCTCCTCGACAAACGGCTTTGACGTTCGTGGCTGTGACCTTGACCTCTTCCTGGATCTGGGGGATTTGGAGGGGCCCCAG GACCCCAAGGCCCCGGCCTCTCCGGCGTTGGACTCGGCCCTTGCTTCTCCACTGGATCCTCAAGCCTTGGCCTCCACCCCCGCTTCTCCTGCAGATTCTCTGGCTCCAGCTTCTCCCCAGGACTCTGAAACTCCCGCCTCCTCCCTGGCCCCTCCGACCCCTGACTCGGCTCTGGCTTCAGAGGCCCTGGCCTCTCCCCAGTCCTTGCCCCCCATGTCACCTGTCCAGGAGGAGGCGGGAGAAAGGGACTTGGGGAAGACCTGGGAACTCGGTGGATCCctgaagggggaggagggggagggagaggccaTGCTGGAACTCGTGGGCTCTGTCCTCCGAGGCTGCGTCCCTGGCGTGCACAGCGTCTGGACCGTGCCCTCGGCTCGGCGCCCCGTGGTCAAATTCTGCCACCGGCCCTCTGGTCTTCACGGTGACATCTCCCTCAGTAACAG GCTGGCACTGTATAATTCGCGGTTCCTGAATCTTTGCTGTGCCTTGGACAGGCGGGTGCGGCCCCTGGTCTATACCCTGAGATGCTGGGCTCAGGGCCGAGGGCTGACGG GGAGCGGCCCCCTTCTGAGCAATTATGCACTGACTCTCTTGGTGATCTACTTCCTTCAAACCCGGGACCCTCCTGTGCTGCCCCCCCTCACAAGgctcacccagatggcag GTGAGGATGAACGGGTGGAGGTGGATGGCTGGGACTGCAGCTTCCCCCGAGAGGCCTCCCACCTGGAGCCCAGCGCCAACACCGAGTCCCTGT CCTCCCTTCTGGCCCAGTTCTTTTCCTGTGTCTCCAGCTGGGAGCTCCGAGGCTCACTGCTGTCTCTGAGGGAAGGCCTGCCGCTGCCCGTAGCTGATGGCCTGCCCCCCGGTCTCTGGGGGGGCCTGCGCCTCGGCCCTCTGAACCTACAGGACCCTTTTGACCTGAGCCACAACGTGGCAGCCAACGTGACGAGCCGGGTAGCCGGTCGCCTCCAGAACTGTTGTCGGGAATCGGCTAATTACTGCCGAAGCCTCCAGTTCCAGCGTCGCTCTTCCCGGGGCCGGGACTGGGGTCTGCTTCCTCTCCTGCAGCCCAGCTCTGCCAGCTCCCTGCTGTCTGTTACTCCCATCCCCCTGCCCCCGGCCCCCTTCCCCCAGCTCTGCGCTGCCATCAGCCAGGTGTTAGAGGAAACCTTGGGGTGCCAGGTGGAGCAGAGCAGCAAGAAGCAGAGGCCAGGAGACGGCGATGGGGACGCATGTCTCCAGGAGACGCCGAGGAAAAGGCCACgattggagagggaggaaagacagACATCTGAGGGGAGCCAAGGAGAGGTGGGGGTGAAAGAGCCGGCCCTAGAGGCTTGTGGGGAGGAGGAGCTGGCACtggaggctgggggaggggagggccagTCTGGGTCATCAGAGCAGCAGCACAAGCTTTGGCAGCCTTTGGTGGAAAGGGAAGTAAAGGCCCTGGAAAACCCGGGGACTGAAGAGGTAGGAGCAGTCCAGGGGGAGGAGACAGGGTCAGGGGCGTCACAGACCTGGCTCTGTACGCTCTGGCACCGGGTATGGCTTGGGCGGCGCAGGGTCCGGAGGCAGTTACAGCAGCAAGCCAAAGGGGAAATGAGCTGGCTGCAGGCAGAGGCTCGGGTGACCCAGGAGCTGATGGCACAGGAGAGCAGGAAGCAGCAACCAGAGCCAGAGGCTGAGCCTCCGCAGCCCCTCCTCACCTTCGCCGCTGCCACCAGCTCCACCGGCCCTTTTCTCACGCTCACCCAGCTCCAGGATCCTCAGGGTCTGTTCCCTGACCTCCACCATTTCTTACATGGCTTTCTACCTCGAACTGTCCGGGCCGTCCTCGGGAGTGAGAAAGGCGACTGA
- the MTA2 gene encoding metastasis-associated protein MTA2, with product MAANMYRVGDYVYFENSSSNPYLVRRIEELNKTANGNVEAKVVCLFRRRDISSSLNSLADSNAREFEEESKQPGVSEQQRHQLKHRELFLSRQFESLPATHIRGKCSVTLLNETDILSQYLEKEDCFFYSLVFDPVQKTLLADQGEIRVGCKYQAEIPERLAEGESDNRNQQKMEMKVWDPDNPLTDRQIDQFLVVARAVGTFARALDCSSSIRQPSLHMSAAAASRDITLFHAMDTLQRNGYDLAKAMSTLVPQGGPVLCRDEMEEWSASEAMLFEEALEKYGKDFNDIRQDFLPWKSLASIVQFYYMWKTTDRYIQQKRLKAAEADSKLKQVYIPTYTKPNPNQIISVGSKPGMNGAGFQKGLTCESCHTTQSAQWYAWGPPNMQCRLCASCWIYWKKYGGLKTPTQLEGAARGTTEPHSRGHLSRPEAQSLSPYTTSANRAKLLAKNRQTFLLQTTKLTRLARRMCRDLLQPRRAARRPYAPINANAIKAECSIRLPKAAKTPLKIHPLVRLPLATIVKDLAAQAPLKPKTPRGTKTPINRNQMTQNRSLGGIVVKRAYESVVPFSANGRPLTSGIRSSTQPAAKRQKLNPADAPNPVVFVATKDTRALRKALTHLEMRRAARRPNLPLKVKPPLPPVRAPIPPPLPPHPASTNEPIVLED from the exons ATGGCGGCCAACATGTACCGGGTTGGGG ATTACGTGTATTTTGAGAACTCTTCGAGCAATCCTTACCTGGTGAGAAGGATTGAGGAGCTCAATAAG ACAGCAAATGGGAACGTGGAGGCGAAGGTCGTCTGCCTTTTCCGAAGAAGGGACATCTCCAGCAGCCTTAATAGCCTGGCGGACAGCAATGCCA ggGAATTTGAGGAGGAGTCCAAGCAGCCCGGAGTCTCGGAGCAACAGAGGCACCAGCTGAAGCACCGGGAGCTTTTTCTTTCTCGACAGTTTGAATCGTTGCCAGCCACCCACATACG TGGGAAATGCAGCGTGACGCTACTGAACGAAACGGACATCCTGAGCCAGTACCTGGAGAAGGAG GACTGCTTCTTCTACTCTTTGGTGTTTGACCCCGTGCAAAAAACACTTCTGGCCGACCAGGGCGAGATCCGGGTGGGCTGCAAGTACCAAGCGGAGATCCCCGAGCGGCTGGCCGAAG GCGAGTCTGATAATCGAAATCAGCAGAAGATGGAAATGAAAGTCTGGGATCCGGACAACCCCTTGACCGACCGGCAGATCGACCAGTTCCTCGTTGTGGCCCG TGCCGTGGGCACCTTCGCCAGGGCCCTGGACTGCAGCAGCTCCATTCGGCAGCCAAGTCTGCACATGAGTGCAGCAGCTGCCTCCCGAGACATCACCCTG TTCCACGCCATGGACACTCTCCAGCGCAATGGCTACGACCTGGCCAAAGCCATGTCCACGCTGGTGCCCCAGGGCGGCCCCGTGCTATGTCGGGATGAGATGGAGGAGTGGTCGGCCTCAGAGGCCATGCTCTTCGAGGAGGCGCTGGAGAAATACGGCAAGGATTTCAATGATATCCGTCAGGACTTT CTCCCCTGGAAGTCTCTCGCCAGCATCGTCCAGTTCTATTACATGTGGAAAACCACTGACCGCTACATCCAGCAG AAAAGGTTAAAAGCAGCCGAAGCCGACAGTAAACTGAAACAGGTCTACATCCCTACCTA CACTAAGCCGAACCCAAACCAGATCATCTCCGTGGGGTCCAAGCCTGGCATGAACGGGGCCGGATTCCAGAAGGGGCTGACCTGCGAGAGCTGCCACA CCACCCAGTCGGCCCAGTGGTATGCCTGGGGCCCCCCCAACATGCAGTGCCGTCTCTGTGCCTCTTGTTGGATCTATTGGAAGAAATACGGGGGGCTGAAGACGCCGACGCAGCTGGAGGGGGCGGCACGGGGTACTACC GAGCCGCACTCCCGGGGCCACTTATCTCGCCCCGAGGCCCAGAGCCTTTCTCCGTACACAACCAGCGCCAACCGGGCCAAGCTGCTGGCCAAGAACAGGCAGACGTTTCTGCTGCAGACGACCAAGCTGACCCGTCTCGCCCGCCGCATGTGCAGGGATCTGCTGCAGCCGAGGAGGGCCGCCCGCCGACCCTATGCCCCCATCAACGCCAACGCCATCAAGGCCGAAT GCTCCATCCGGCTCCCCAAGGCAGCCAAGACACCTCTCAAGATTCACCCCCTGGTGCGACTGCCCCTGGCCACCATCGTCAAAGACCTCG CGGCCCAGGCTCCTTTGAAACCAAAAACGCCACGAGGCACAAAGACACCGATCAATAGGAACCAAATGACCCAGAACCGGAGTTTGGGGGGCATCGTGGTGAAACGTGCCTATGAGAGT GTGGTTCCATTTTCAGCCAACGGGAGGCCCCTCACCTCAGGGATTCGATCAAGCACACAGCCGGCAGCCAAGCGGCAGAAGCTGAACCCCGCAGATGCCCCCAACCCGGTGGTATTTGTGGCCACAAAAGATACCAG GGCATTACGGAAGGCCTTGACTCACCTGGAAATGCGGCGGGCCGCACGCAGGCCCAACTTGCCCTTGAAGGTGAAGCCACCGCTGCCTCCGGTCCGGGCCCCGATTCCTCCCCCTTTACCCCCACACCCTGCCAGCACCAATGAGCCTATCGTCCTGGAGGATTAA